A genomic window from Coccinella septempunctata chromosome 9, icCocSept1.1, whole genome shotgun sequence includes:
- the LOC123319798 gene encoding small G protein signaling modulator 1-like, which produces MNSKHEKLIAQVKKEVKQVMEESVTRKFVHEESGSVTSLCAAVEACLSQGLKRRALGLFKTSSTTALLHKIAKNCPQAAIISKKVQDIENLDPNRKSSSSSDSLTKPLFQKSQTVTSPPTPALPKYLWIRLALFEKQLTRIIDYLVSNANNFYDKDALVADPDYGGTLSSLLLGPCALDYSRTRTADHFWTDPPADELVQRHRISSAHSTPPPVRRPILNFRRSLNTSSEDTGSNRNSSQHFAKDYVESLHQNSRATLLYGKNNVEVVPANSDVTVPMLGYLSLHQTPTGLIIKWTPNQLMNGFDEEVQDKSVFWDYALHVKLDEIVYVHCHQDKEAGGTVILVGQDGVQRPPIHFPKGDHMLAYLSCIETGLLPRGRLDPPLWTQRSGAQKKRRRPLTTLSEQEETNKDYVFRIIDNTDKEILTTKRQELLDPNTSFPPKTRVQLGSTSTTSSDSSTKSFSMDQNAPDSPPTVYIQAVCDSMRRQIISRAFYGWLAYCRHLSTVRRHLSGLVNSKIVSGDGITEGITVEKWSELCKNGVVSDSSEVYRIAYFGGVEQELRKEIWPYLLGHYKFGSTEDQRNELNLETRQAYENTMSEWLAVEAIVRQHDKESQAHAIAKLSSESMSAEAGPPPQLHRDLSNDVFEDTTDDEYETTDGPRVHKRILSESERTNKNTIRYESDEDVEEKKDDIQEKQQRNKSQEENDTDGDLEARYNEMNLKKNSRDSAAEESNQDDLKDFIHNVIVTNPSVDISNFGCEQDSPTRGVNRLESVTEENTRNSSLDTCIETHGLASPARSACVSPASSNGGVYSQELLENFGLNLHRIEKDVQRCDRNYWFFSADNLENLDKLRNILCTYVWEHLDIGYVQGMCDLVAPLLVIFNEESLTYACFCHLMERMVENFPCGNAMDAHFANMRSLIQILDPEMYELMHAQGDYTHLYFCYRWFLLDFKRELLYPDVYAFWETIWAAQHVASSHFVLFLALALLETYRDIILSNGMDFTDIIKFFNEMAERHNSKAVLKMARDLVLQLQQLIENK; this is translated from the exons ATGAATTCCAAGCACG aaaaattgATTGCTCAGGTGAAGAAGGAAGTGAAACAGGTTATGGAAGAAAGTGTCACTAGGAAATTCGTCCATGAAGAGTCTGGATCTGTAACATCTCTATGTGCAGCTGTAGAAGCATGTCTTTCTCAAG GTTTGAAACGAAGAGCCCTAGGCCTATTCAAAACTTCATCGACGACAGCTCTCCTCCACAAAATTGCCAAAAATTGCCCGCAAGCCGCCATCATCTCCAAAAAAGTACAAGATATAGAAAACCTCGATCCCAATAGGAAGTCATCGAGCAGTAGTGACAGCCTGACCAAACCCCTATTTCAAAAAAGTCAGACGGTCACTTCACCCCCCACCCCTGCCTTGCCCAAATACCTCTGGATACGCCTTGCCTTGTTCGAGAAACAATTGACCAGGATCATAGACTATCTGGTGTCCAACGCCAATAATTTCTATGATAAAGATGCCCTTGTCGCCGATCCCGATTACGGTGGTACCCTTAGTTCTTTACTACTTGGACCATGCGCTTTAGATTACTCTAGGACGAGAACAGCGGACCATTTTTGGACTGATCCACCGGCCGACGAACTG GTGCAAAGACACAGGATTTCAAGTGCTCACTCCACACCCCCACCTGTTCGTCGGCCCATACTCAATTTCCGTAGATCTCTCAATACGAGCTCAGAAGATACAGGGTCCAACAGAAACTCCTCACAGCACTTCGCCAAAGATTACGTGGAATCTTTGCACCAAAATTCCAGAGCGACACTCCTATACGGCAAGAACAACGTTGAAGTTGTACCTGCTAATTCTGACGTTACGGTGCCGATGCTGGGATACCTCAGTCTGCATCAGACACCCACAGGATTGATCATAAAATGGACGCCGAACCAATTGATGAACGGGTTCGATGAAGAGGTGCAAGACAAAAG TGTTTTCTGGGACTATGCACTTCACGTCAAGTTGGATGAGATAGTCTACGTCCATTGTCATCAAGACAAAGAAGCAGGTGGTACTGTTATTTTGGTGGGCCAAGATGGAGTTCAACGACCTCCTATACATTTTCCAAAAG GAGACCACATGTTAGCCTACCTGAGTTGCATTGAAACCGGACTTCTGCCTAGAGGTCGTCTGGATCCACCGCTTTGGACGCAGAGGTCCGGTGCTCAGAAGAAGAGAAGAAGGCCTCTGACCACGCTTTCTGAACAGGAGGAGACGAACAAGGACTACGTCTTCAGAATAATTGATAACACGGACAAAGAAATAC TGACCACCAAAAGACAAGAGCTTCTCGACCCAAACACCTCCTTTCCGCCCAAAACCAGAGTACAACTGGGAAGCACGAGTACCACAAGTTCAGATAGTTCCACCAAGAGTTTCAGCATGGACCAAAATGCTCCTGACAGCCCACCCACCGTCTATATACAGGCCGTTTGCGACTCCATGAGAAGACAGATCATTTCCAGGGCTTTCTATGGGTGGTTAGCCTATTGTAGACATCTATCCACAGTCCGGAGACACCTTAGCGGACTCGTCAACTCCAAAATCGTATCGGGAGATGGAATCACAGAAG GTATAACAGTTGAGAAATGGAGTGAATTGTGTAAAAATGGCGTAGTTTCCGATAGTTCTGAAGTCTATAGAATAGCCTATTTTGGGGGAGTGGAACAGGAGCTCAGGAAAGAGATATGGCCTTATCTCCTTGGTCACTATAAGTTTGGATCAACAGAAGATCAAAGGAACGAACTCAATCTAGAGACCAGACAGGC ATACGAAAATACAATGTCAGAATGGTTAGCCGTTGAAGCCATAGTTAGACAGCACGATAAGGAGAGCCAAGCTCATGCTATAGCTAAACTGAGCAGCGAAAGTATGAGCGCAGAAGCAGGACCACCTCCACAGCTACACAGGGATCTGAGCAACGAC GTCTTCGAAGATACGACTGACGACGAGTACGAAACCACGGATGGACCTCGAGTACACAAAAGGATACTGTCGGAATCGGAAAGGACGAATAAGAATACGATAAGATACGAGAGCGACGAGGACGTTGAGGAAAAGAAGGACGATATCCAGGAAAAGCAGCAACGGAATAAGTCGCAAGAGGAGAATGACACCGATGGAGATCTGGAAGCTAGATACAACGAGATGAATTTAAAGAAGAACAGTAGAGACTCCGCGGCGGAGGAATCAAATCAGGACGATTTGAAGGACTTCATCCACAACGTGATAGTAACCAACCCCTCAGTAGACATATCGAATTTTGGATGCGAGCAAGACAGCCCCACCAGGGGCGTCAATCGTCTGGAAAGTGTCACGGAAGAGAACACCAGGAATTCCTCCTTGGACACCTGCATAGAGACCCACGGGTTAGCCTCACCAGCCAGATCGGCTTGCGTTTCACCCGCCAGTTCCAACGGTGGGGTTTATAGC caAGAATTGCTGGAGAATTTTGGACTGAATCTGCATAGGATAGAGAAAGACGTGCAGCGTTGCGACAGGAATTACTGGTTCTTTTCCGCTGACAATTTAGAGAATTTGGACAAACTGAGGAACATTTTGTGCAC GTACGTATGGGAACATTTGGACATAGGCTACGTCCAGGGTATGTGCGATCTAGTAGCTCCCCTTCTGGTAATCTTCAACGAAGAATCCCTCACCTACGCCTGCTTCTGCCACCTGATGGAGAGGATGGTGGAGAACTTCCCCTGCGGTAACGCTATGGACGCCCACTTCGCGAACATGCGATCTCTCATCCAGATTCTGGACCCTGAGATGTACGAACTTATGCACGCCCAGGGAGACTACACCCATCTGTACTTTTGCTACCGCTGGTTCCTCTTGGACTTCAAACGGGAGCTGCTCTACCCCGATGTCTACGCTTTCTGGGAGACGATATGGGCTGCCCAGCACGTAGCTTCTTCGCATTTTGTTCTGTTTCTGGCTTTGGCCTTGCTGGAAACTTACCGTGATATCATCCTGTCGAACGGGATGGATTTCACAGACATAATCAAATTTTTCAACG AAATGGCCGAAAGACACAACTCGAAGGCTGTCCTTAAAATGGCCAGGGATCTAGTCCTACAGTTGCAGCAGCTTATAGAAAATAAGTGA
- the LOC123319797 gene encoding retinal rod rhodopsin-sensitive cGMP 3',5'-cyclic phosphodiesterase subunit delta: protein MSEESIKKAEDILKGFQVNWICLRDADGGKIFWQGNEDISYPDIEHEAHVPKTILQCRAVSREFSFSSKEQIEKFRLEQKVLFKGRCLEEWYFEFGFVMAESTNTWQSIMEAAPESQMMPASVLNGNLVIETKFYDDDLLISTSKVRLFYV, encoded by the exons ATGTCCGAAGAATCAATCAAAAAAGCCGAAGATATTTTGAAGGGATTTCAAGT TAATTGGATTTGCCTGAGAGACGCAGACGGTGGAAAGATATTCTGGCAAGGAAACGAGGACATATCATACCCTGACATTGAACATGAAGCCCACGTACCTAAGACAATCCTGCAATGTCGTGCAGTTTCTAGAGAGTTTAGTTTTAGTTCCAAAGAGCAGATTGAGAAGTTCAGATTGGAACAGAAAGTACTTTTTAAGGGACGTTGTCTTGAGGAGTGGTACTTCGAATTCGGTTTTGTTATGGCAGAATCAACAAATACATGGCAATCGATCATGGAGGCGGCGCCGGAGAGCCAAATGATGCCAGCTTCAGTCTTGAA cggAAACTTGGTTATCGAAACTAAGTTCTATGATGATGATCTACTTATTTCCACCTCCAAAGTTAGATTATTCTATGTCTGA